The following nucleotide sequence is from Ferruginibacter lapsinanis.
CTACAAGAGCCGCTGTAAGAATCATGTTACCACGAATGTCGTTAGAGGCTTCCGGTTGACGGGCAATTGCTTCAACAGCACCTTTACCAATCTGTCCGATACCAATACCAGCACCTACTGCTGCTAAACCGGCACCAATAGCACCGCCTGCACTCGCAATAGGACCTGCAGCTAAAAACACAGTTAATAAACTCATACTTCTGTTTTATGTTGGTTAAAAAATAAACTACTTAAATAACTACCGCATCGTCATGATGTTCGCCACCATGATGCTCCCCTTCAAATGCCTGACCGATAAACACAGCTGTAAGCATTGTAAAGATGAACGCTTGTAAAAACGCTACTAATACTTCAATGAAATAAATAAAAATTGTAAATGCCAATGACACAGGAGATATTCCCCAACCTGCACCCATGGTAATTTTTTCGGCAAAGATGAATATCATCGAGATCAAACAAATGATAATAATGTGACCTGCTACCATGTTGGCAAACAACCTTATGATCAACGCAAATGGCTTGATGAATACACTCAAAAATTCCACCGGAACCAAAATGAATTTAACTCCTAATGGCACTCCGGGAGGATTAAAAATATGCCCCCAATAATGACCATTAGAACTTGCTAATATTACTACGAAAGAGATAACACCTAATATGGCAGTGAAAGCAATATTTCCTGTAACATTCGCTGTTCCGGGTATTAAGCCGAATATATTATTGATAAGAATAAAGAAAAATACTGTTAGGAGATAAGGTAGATACTTGTTTACTTTATGCCCAAGATTTGGTTTAGCGATCTCGTCTCTTACGAAAGCTACTAATACTTCCACCAGATTTTGTTTTCCTTTTGGCGCAGATGTTACCCCTTGTCCTTTTGAGTAAGTTTTTGCAACACTAAGCATTAACCAGCAAAGGATAGCCAATGCTAAGATCATTTGAACTACGTTACGAGTCAAAGAGAAATCGTACACTTTTACCGAGGCATCTACAGCAGTAATTTTACCCTCTTCACTGATCTTGTATCCCTTCACTTCATGCTCACCATGATGGCCAAACGCTGAAGACATAAAAACAGAAAATCCTTTTTGAGGAGAATACAAAATAACTGGTAGGGGAATAGATAATGCATGATGCTCTCCATCCTTGCCTTTGTAAGACAAAAAGTGGAATTCATGAGCATCCATTATGTGGCCAAAAATTACTTCTTTGGCATTAAATCCTTCTTTTTTCTCTGTATGATGACCTTCAGCAGTTTCAGGTGCTTCATGTTGTGCTTTTACATTAAATGAAAAAAGCATAAAAAATACACTTAAAACCGCTACCAGTAATGATTTGATGCTCCTTGCTGCCATACTTTCCCTGAAATTTGCCGCAAAGATATGTAAATAATGAATATTGGGTGGATGAAAATGAAGAATTTAGAGAGAAAATCGGATAAATTTTTAATATTAGGCTACATGCTCTTGTTTTTCAAATTGCATTTTATGTAACTGGTAATAATTACCCTGCAAAGCCATGAGTTCTTCATGCGTACCTTCCTCTTTTATTTCGCCTTTATCGAGCACTATTATTTTATTGGCTTTACGTATGGTACTAAGTCTGTGTGCTATTACTATAGAGGTCCGTCCGGCTATTAATTTATCAATGGCATGCTGTATAAGTTGCTCACTTTCAGTATCTACAGAAGATGTAGCCTCATCCAGGATCAATATAGAGGGG
It contains:
- the atpE gene encoding ATP synthase F0 subunit C → MSLLTVFLAAGPIASAGGAIGAGLAAVGAGIGIGQIGKGAVEAIARQPEASNDIRGNMILTAALVEGAALFAIIVGFLAMVL
- the atpB gene encoding F0F1 ATP synthase subunit A, which gives rise to MAARSIKSLLVAVLSVFFMLFSFNVKAQHEAPETAEGHHTEKKEGFNAKEVIFGHIMDAHEFHFLSYKGKDGEHHALSIPLPVILYSPQKGFSVFMSSAFGHHGEHEVKGYKISEEGKITAVDASVKVYDFSLTRNVVQMILALAILCWLMLSVAKTYSKGQGVTSAPKGKQNLVEVLVAFVRDEIAKPNLGHKVNKYLPYLLTVFFFILINNIFGLIPGTANVTGNIAFTAILGVISFVVILASSNGHYWGHIFNPPGVPLGVKFILVPVEFLSVFIKPFALIIRLFANMVAGHIIIICLISMIFIFAEKITMGAGWGISPVSLAFTIFIYFIEVLVAFLQAFIFTMLTAVFIGQAFEGEHHGGEHHDDAVVI